In one Methylobacterium sp. SyP6R genomic region, the following are encoded:
- a CDS encoding Lrp/AsnC ligand binding domain-containing protein, translated as MTDGLDRVDRQILKILQREGRIPNVELAERVGLSPTATGERLRRLQKEGVITGFGARLDPHLLGLSLLVFVEVSLDKTTPDAFARFAAAVRRAPEVLECHMVGGGFDYLVKARVADMPAYRRFLGEGLLSLPGVNNTRTYAVMEEVKSDGLLPL; from the coding sequence ATGACGGATGGGCTCGACCGGGTCGACCGGCAGATTCTGAAAATCCTCCAGCGCGAGGGGCGCATCCCGAACGTGGAACTGGCCGAGCGGGTCGGGCTGTCGCCGACCGCCACCGGCGAGCGGCTGCGCCGGCTGCAGAAGGAGGGGGTGATCACCGGCTTCGGCGCGCGGCTCGACCCGCATCTCCTGGGTCTGAGCCTGCTCGTCTTCGTGGAAGTGTCGCTCGACAAGACCACGCCCGACGCCTTCGCGCGCTTCGCCGCCGCCGTGCGCCGCGCACCGGAAGTCTTGGAGTGCCACATGGTCGGCGGTGGGTTCGACTACCTGGTCAAGGCCCGGGTCGCCGACATGCCGGCCTATCGCCGCTTCCTCGGCGAGGGCCTGCTGTCGCTGCCGGGGGTCAACAACACCCGCACCTACGCGGTGATGGAGGAGGTGAAGAGCGACGGGTTGCTGCCGCTTTAA
- the cysK gene encoding cysteine synthase A: protein MADATATSESGRRIGHGRVYESITETIGNTPLVRLNRLAKERGIDAEILLKLEFFNPIASVKDRIGVNMIDAMEASGALKPGGTLVEPTSGNTGIALAFVAAARGYRLILVMPETMSLERRKMLAYLGAELALTPGPQGMKGAIAKAEELLKEIPGAIMPQQFNNPANPEIHRKTTAEEIWNDTQGQLDAFVAGVGTGGTITGVGQVIKQRLPNLRVVAVEPEDSPVLSGGQPGPHKIQGIGAGFVPNVLDRGVIDEVVTVSNQTAFDTARLLARIEGIPGGISTGGNVAAALEIAARPEFKGKRIVTVACSFAERYISSALFEGL, encoded by the coding sequence ATGGCCGACGCCACCGCCACCTCGGAATCCGGCCGCCGGATCGGCCACGGCCGGGTCTACGAGTCGATCACCGAGACCATCGGCAACACCCCGCTGGTGCGCCTCAACCGTCTCGCCAAGGAGCGGGGGATCGACGCCGAAATCCTGCTGAAGCTCGAATTCTTCAACCCGATCGCCTCGGTGAAGGACCGGATCGGCGTCAACATGATCGACGCCATGGAGGCTTCGGGCGCGCTGAAGCCCGGCGGCACCCTGGTCGAGCCGACCTCCGGCAATACCGGCATTGCCCTCGCCTTCGTGGCGGCGGCCCGCGGCTACCGGCTGATCCTGGTCATGCCCGAGACGATGTCGCTCGAGCGGCGCAAGATGCTGGCCTATCTCGGCGCCGAGCTGGCGCTCACCCCCGGCCCGCAGGGCATGAAGGGCGCGATCGCCAAGGCCGAGGAGCTCCTCAAGGAGATCCCGGGCGCGATCATGCCCCAGCAGTTCAACAACCCGGCGAACCCCGAGATCCACCGCAAGACCACCGCGGAGGAGATCTGGAACGACACTCAAGGGCAGCTCGACGCCTTCGTGGCGGGCGTGGGCACCGGCGGCACCATCACGGGCGTCGGCCAGGTGATCAAGCAGCGCCTGCCGAACCTCCGCGTCGTCGCGGTCGAGCCGGAGGATTCCCCGGTCCTGTCCGGCGGCCAGCCCGGTCCGCACAAGATCCAGGGCATCGGCGCCGGCTTCGTGCCGAACGTGCTCGACCGCGGCGTGATCGACGAGGTGGTGACGGTCTCCAACCAGACCGCCTTCGACACCGCGCGCCTGCTCGCCCGGATCGAGGGCATCCCCGGCGGCATCTCGACCGGCGGCAACGTCGCGGCGGCCCTCGAGATCGCAGCCCGGCCGGAATTCAAGGGCAAGCGCATCGTGACGGTCGCCTGCTCGTTCGCCGAGCGCTACATCTCGTCGGCTCTGTTCGAGGGGCTGTGA
- a CDS encoding enoyl-CoA hydratase, translated as MTETDELLYEVDAEGIARITLNRPQARNALTFAMYERLHGLSLEIDADPAIRAVVIQGAGGRAFAAGTDIAQFRAFSTAEDALGYERFMDRVLGAVERCTKPTIAAIAGACTGGGAAIAAACDLRIATRDARFGFPIARTLGNCLSVANLRRLSALVGAARVKEMIFTARLVEAEEARAIGLVSAVVEDATALAERATDLARLVAGHAPLTLAATKEGLRRVRDEAPSEAGDDLILQCYTSADFREGMEAFLGKRAPRWQGR; from the coding sequence ATGACCGAGACCGACGAACTGCTCTATGAGGTCGATGCCGAGGGCATCGCCCGCATCACCCTCAACCGGCCGCAGGCGCGCAACGCCCTGACCTTCGCGATGTACGAGCGCCTGCACGGCCTCAGCCTGGAGATCGACGCCGATCCGGCGATCCGCGCCGTGGTGATCCAGGGGGCGGGCGGGCGCGCCTTCGCGGCCGGTACCGACATCGCTCAGTTCCGCGCCTTCTCCACGGCAGAAGATGCGCTCGGCTACGAACGCTTCATGGACCGGGTGCTCGGCGCCGTCGAGCGCTGCACTAAGCCGACCATCGCGGCGATCGCCGGGGCCTGCACCGGCGGCGGGGCGGCGATCGCCGCCGCCTGCGACCTGCGCATCGCCACGCGGGATGCCCGGTTCGGCTTCCCGATCGCCCGAACCCTCGGCAATTGCCTGTCGGTCGCCAACCTGCGCCGGCTCTCGGCCCTCGTCGGCGCCGCGCGGGTCAAGGAGATGATCTTCACCGCCCGCCTGGTCGAGGCCGAGGAGGCGCGGGCGATCGGCCTGGTGAGCGCGGTGGTGGAGGATGCCACTGCGCTGGCCGAGCGGGCGACCGACCTCGCCCGCCTGGTCGCCGGCCACGCACCCTTGACGCTCGCCGCCACCAAGGAGGGATTGCGGCGGGTGCGCGACGAGGCGCCGTCCGAGGCCGGGGACGACCTGATCCTGCAATGCTACACGAGCGCGGATTTCCGCGAGGGGATGGAGGCCTTCCTGGGCAAGCGCGCGCCGCGCTGGCAGGGGCGGTGA
- a CDS encoding NAD(P)/FAD-dependent oxidoreductase, translated as MSETLHRTTLEPAPLDGARGAARPDAVPHRVVIVGGGFGGLTTARGLGGAEGIEVTLIDRRNHHLFQPLLYQVATAVIAPGEIAEPIRAILRWDRNVRVLMGEVVGVDTEARAVQLRDGTRIPYDTLVLATGATHSYFGHPEWERFAPGLKTLDDARRIRARVLLAFEAAEREDDPAARERLMTFAVIGGGPTGVEMAGAIAGLAHHALSKDFRRIDPKQARILLIEAAPRVLGTFTEDLSAYARQSLERLGVTVLTEHAVEDVSEEGVTVAGKVIPAATIVWGAGVRASPAGEWLGVETTRTGHVPVGPDLAVIGRPGVYALGDLAMTKGEDGKPLPGLAQVADQQGRYLGRSLRDRILRGTMPKAFRFRSRGNLAIIGHNSGVVQWDHVKLKGFLAWVVWGVAHVYLLVGFHNRLVVTLRWLWAYLSFQRGARLISERDEAVMALIRGTPPGRIPPP; from the coding sequence ATGTCCGAGACCCTGCACCGCACCACTCTCGAACCCGCCCCCCTCGACGGCGCGCGCGGCGCGGCGCGTCCGGATGCCGTGCCGCACCGGGTCGTGATCGTCGGCGGCGGGTTCGGTGGCCTCACGACGGCGCGGGGGCTCGGCGGCGCCGAGGGGATCGAGGTCACGCTGATCGACCGGCGCAACCACCACCTGTTCCAGCCGCTCCTCTATCAGGTCGCCACCGCCGTGATCGCGCCGGGCGAGATCGCCGAGCCGATCCGGGCGATCCTGCGCTGGGACCGCAATGTCCGCGTGCTGATGGGCGAGGTCGTCGGCGTGGACACCGAGGCGCGCGCGGTGCAGCTCCGCGACGGCACCCGCATCCCCTACGACACCCTGGTGCTGGCGACCGGCGCCACCCACAGCTATTTCGGCCACCCGGAATGGGAGCGCTTCGCGCCCGGCCTCAAGACCCTCGACGATGCCCGCCGGATCCGCGCCCGGGTCCTGCTGGCCTTCGAGGCGGCGGAGCGCGAGGACGATCCGGCCGCGCGCGAGCGGCTGATGACCTTCGCGGTGATCGGCGGCGGGCCGACGGGGGTCGAGATGGCCGGCGCCATCGCGGGCCTCGCCCACCACGCCCTGTCGAAGGATTTCCGCCGCATCGACCCGAAGCAGGCCCGGATCCTGCTGATCGAGGCGGCGCCCCGGGTGCTCGGCACCTTCACCGAAGACCTCTCGGCCTATGCGCGGCAATCGCTTGAGCGCCTGGGCGTCACGGTGCTGACCGAGCACGCCGTCGAGGACGTGTCGGAGGAGGGCGTGACCGTCGCGGGCAAGGTGATCCCCGCCGCTACCATCGTCTGGGGTGCGGGCGTGCGCGCCTCGCCGGCGGGGGAATGGCTCGGGGTCGAGACGACGCGCACGGGCCACGTGCCGGTGGGACCCGACCTCGCGGTGATCGGCCGCCCGGGGGTTTACGCGCTCGGCGACCTCGCCATGACGAAGGGCGAGGACGGCAAGCCGCTGCCGGGCCTCGCCCAGGTGGCCGATCAGCAGGGCCGCTATCTCGGCCGCTCCCTGCGCGACCGCATCCTGCGCGGGACGATGCCGAAAGCCTTCCGCTTCCGCAGCCGCGGCAACCTGGCGATCATCGGGCACAATTCGGGCGTGGTGCAGTGGGACCACGTCAAGCTCAAGGGTTTCCTGGCCTGGGTGGTCTGGGGCGTCGCCCACGTCTACCTCCTGGTCGGCTTCCACAACCGGCTCGTGGTCACCCTGCGCTGGCTCTGGGCTTACTTGAGCTTCCAGCGCGGCGCCCGCCTGATCTCCGAGCGCGACGAGGCCGTGATGGCGCTGATCCGCGGCACGCCGCCCGGCCGCATCCCGCCGCCCTGA
- a CDS encoding NUDIX domain-containing protein, with protein MGARTVYEGWARYLVAEVRMPDGSRIGREVEDHGPAVAVLPYDPERRVALLVRQFRTPPCFVDGTASVLETPAGLREEDDPEACARREAFEEVGLRLSVLEPAGRVWSLPGLSTERMDLFLAPYRAADREGAGGGLAEEHESIEVVEVALSDLAAMADRGEVADMKTLCLVQTLRLRHPTLFTASSEERP; from the coding sequence ATGGGCGCCCGCACCGTCTACGAGGGCTGGGCGCGCTACCTCGTCGCGGAGGTGCGGATGCCGGACGGCAGCCGGATCGGCCGCGAGGTCGAGGATCACGGGCCCGCCGTGGCGGTGCTGCCCTACGATCCCGAGCGCCGGGTCGCCCTGCTGGTGCGGCAGTTCCGCACGCCGCCCTGCTTCGTCGACGGCACCGCCTCGGTGCTGGAGACGCCCGCGGGCTTGCGCGAGGAAGACGACCCGGAGGCCTGCGCCCGGCGCGAGGCCTTCGAGGAGGTGGGCCTGCGCCTGTCGGTGCTCGAACCCGCCGGCAGGGTCTGGTCGCTGCCGGGTCTCTCGACCGAGCGGATGGACCTCTTCCTCGCCCCCTACCGCGCCGCCGACCGCGAGGGCGCCGGGGGCGGGCTGGCCGAGGAGCACGAGAGCATCGAGGTGGTGGAGGTGGCGCTGTCGGACCTCGCTGCGATGGCCGACCGGGGCGAGGTCGCCGACATGAAGACGCTGTGCCTGGTCCAGACCCTGCGCCTGCGCCACCCGACGCTGTTTACGGCATCCTCCGAAGAGCGGCCTTGA
- a CDS encoding GNAT family N-acetyltransferase, with translation MKAVLRDNPERSRFELEIDGEVAYADYRRQPGTLVIAYVYAPPRLRGTGAADRLMQGVAAAARAEGARIRPLCGYAAAWLRRHREHGDLMS, from the coding sequence ATGAAGGCCGTCCTACGCGACAACCCGGAGCGGAGCCGGTTCGAGCTCGAGATCGACGGCGAGGTCGCCTATGCCGATTACCGCCGCCAGCCCGGCACCCTCGTCATCGCCTATGTGTATGCGCCGCCGCGCCTGCGCGGCACCGGCGCCGCCGACCGGCTGATGCAGGGCGTGGCCGCGGCCGCCCGGGCGGAGGGCGCGCGGATCCGGCCGCTCTGCGGCTACGCGGCGGCGTGGCTGCGGCGCCACCGTGAGCACGGCGACCTGATGAGCTGA
- a CDS encoding M20 family metallopeptidase codes for MHNSEAIWRHVEEHAAAFVALSDRVWEMPELNFQEVRSAAEHAAMLRAQGFRVTEGTGGIPTAMMGEAGEGGPVIAILGEYDALPGLSQEAGVAEHRPRPGEGAGHGCGHNLLGAGALLAATAVKDWLAAQGLPGRVRYYGCPAEEGGAAKTFMVRDGVFADVDVAITWHPGPFVAIWEPVSLAIQLLDFTFAGKASHAAAAPHLGRSALDAVELMNVGVNYMREHMPSDARVHYAYLDAGGIAPNVVQAGASVRYLVRAADLPGLLDLAARVERIAQGAALMTETTVTSRVVSAMSNLLANPPLEQALHANLMRLGPPPFDAEDRAFAKEIRATLTAEDIVSAHRRFGVPVTEAPLCDTIVPLGAVGERMMGSTDVGDVSWAVPTVQARGATYAIGTPGHSWQMTAQGKTPAAHKGMIHVAKAMAGTAVDVLRDPDLLARAKADHAERLARTPYVSPLPAGLAPPLDMAG; via the coding sequence ATGCACAACAGCGAGGCGATCTGGCGGCACGTCGAGGAGCACGCCGCGGCCTTCGTCGCCCTCTCCGACCGCGTCTGGGAGATGCCCGAGCTCAACTTCCAGGAGGTGCGCTCGGCGGCCGAGCATGCCGCGATGCTCCGCGCCCAGGGCTTCCGGGTCACGGAGGGGACCGGCGGCATCCCGACCGCGATGATGGGCGAGGCGGGGGAGGGCGGTCCGGTCATCGCGATCCTGGGCGAGTACGACGCGCTGCCGGGCCTGAGCCAGGAGGCGGGCGTGGCCGAGCACCGGCCGCGGCCGGGGGAGGGGGCCGGCCACGGTTGCGGCCACAACCTGCTCGGCGCCGGTGCGCTGCTCGCCGCCACCGCCGTCAAGGACTGGCTCGCCGCGCAAGGGCTGCCGGGCCGCGTGCGCTATTACGGCTGCCCGGCCGAGGAAGGCGGGGCCGCCAAGACCTTCATGGTGCGCGACGGCGTCTTTGCCGATGTCGACGTGGCGATCACCTGGCATCCGGGCCCGTTCGTGGCGATCTGGGAGCCGGTCTCGCTGGCGATCCAGCTCCTCGATTTCACCTTCGCCGGCAAGGCCTCGCATGCGGCGGCCGCGCCCCATCTCGGCCGCTCGGCCCTCGACGCGGTCGAGCTGATGAATGTCGGCGTCAACTACATGCGCGAGCACATGCCGAGCGACGCGCGGGTCCACTACGCCTATCTCGATGCCGGTGGCATCGCCCCGAACGTGGTCCAGGCCGGCGCCAGCGTGCGCTACCTCGTGCGCGCCGCCGACCTGCCCGGCCTCCTCGACCTCGCGGCGCGGGTGGAGAGGATCGCGCAAGGTGCCGCGCTGATGACCGAGACCACGGTGACGAGCCGGGTGGTGAGCGCGATGTCGAACCTGCTCGCGAATCCGCCGCTGGAGCAGGCGCTGCACGCCAACCTGATGCGGCTCGGCCCCCCGCCCTTCGATGCCGAGGACCGCGCCTTCGCGAAAGAAATCCGGGCGACGCTGACGGCCGAGGACATCGTCTCGGCCCATCGCCGCTTCGGCGTGCCGGTGACCGAGGCCCCGCTCTGCGACACGATCGTGCCGCTCGGCGCGGTCGGCGAGCGGATGATGGGCTCGACCGATGTCGGCGACGTGAGCTGGGCGGTGCCGACCGTGCAGGCCCGCGGCGCCACCTACGCCATCGGCACCCCCGGCCATTCCTGGCAGATGACCGCGCAGGGCAAGACCCCGGCGGCGCACAAGGGCATGATCCACGTCGCCAAGGCCATGGCCGGCACGGCGGTGGACGTGCTGCGCGACCCCGACCTGCTGGCCCGCGCCAAGGCCGACCATGCCGAGCGGCTGGCCCGCACGCCCTATGTCAGCCCGCTGCCGGCGGGGCTCGCCCCGCCGCTCGACATGGCGGGTTGA
- a CDS encoding sulfurtransferase TusA family protein has translation MRHRDLDLPDLDLQNLDLPDLDLRGLKCPLPVLRTAKALRGLAPGEGLSVRCTDPMAAIDIPNLLRERGDHLERMLRDDGILTFEIRRGTAPDET, from the coding sequence ATGCGACACCGAGACCTCGACCTGCCCGATCTCGACCTGCAAAATCTCGATCTGCCGGATCTCGATCTGCGCGGGCTCAAATGCCCCCTGCCGGTCCTGCGCACCGCCAAGGCCCTGCGCGGCCTCGCGCCCGGCGAGGGCCTCTCGGTGCGCTGCACCGACCCGATGGCCGCCATCGACATTCCCAACCTGCTGCGCGAGCGCGGCGACCATCTCGAGCGGATGCTGCGCGACGACGGCATCCTGACCTTCGAGATCCGTCGCGGAACCGCGCCCGACGAGACTTAA
- a CDS encoding DUF3140 domain-containing protein: MSKQAESDASDHEDTYAAFREAVNMAPAELEKWLDTEESRSVGWSDGAKKESAKGGESVGHHQGRRIVAIKHIKKADLSDDDYADMRKVVAYVRRHLAQGGPKEDVKTSRWRYSLMNWGHDPLKD, from the coding sequence GTGAGCAAGCAGGCCGAATCCGATGCGAGCGACCACGAGGACACCTACGCGGCCTTCCGCGAGGCGGTGAACATGGCCCCGGCCGAGCTGGAGAAATGGCTCGACACCGAGGAGAGCCGGTCGGTCGGCTGGAGCGACGGCGCCAAGAAGGAGAGCGCGAAGGGGGGCGAATCGGTCGGCCACCACCAGGGACGCCGGATCGTCGCGATCAAGCACATCAAGAAGGCGGACCTCTCGGACGACGACTATGCCGACATGCGCAAGGTCGTGGCCTACGTCAGACGCCACCTCGCCCAGGGCGGGCCGAAGGAAGACGTGAAGACCTCGCGCTGGCGCTACTCCCTCATGAACTGGGGCCACGATCCGCTCAAAGATTGA
- a CDS encoding glutamate--cysteine ligase, which produces MARDVSDATPLSARSELIEWFAAGEKPQDAFAIGTEHEKVPFYRADLSPVPYEGERGIEALLEGLRAITGWETIEDAGRVIGLSAVEGGGAISLEPGGQFELSGAPLPDVHATAHELSQHLDAVRQAADPLGIGFLTLGMSPKWTREETPVMPKSRYRIMKGYMPKVGSLGLDMMLRTATVQVNLDFSSEADMVTKMRVGLALQPVATALFANSPFTDGKPNGFLSRRSEIWRDTDRDRTGMLPFAFDEGFGYEAYADWLLDMPMYFVKRGETYHDVSGASFRDLLEGRLSALPGERAMVSDWANHASTAFPEVRLKRFLEMRGADVGDANMIAAQAAFWAGLYYDAGALDGAWQLVRELSAEERETMRAEVPRLGLDAPAGKRPLRELARDALALAEAGLKARARRDAQGRDETLHLAPLQAIAASQSRAEDLLALYHGPWNRSVDPAFAACAF; this is translated from the coding sequence ATGGCGCGCGACGTGTCCGACGCGACCCCGCTCAGCGCGCGGTCCGAGCTGATCGAGTGGTTCGCGGCCGGCGAGAAGCCGCAGGACGCCTTCGCCATCGGCACCGAGCATGAGAAGGTCCCGTTCTACCGCGCCGACCTCTCGCCGGTGCCCTACGAGGGCGAGCGTGGGATCGAGGCCCTGCTGGAGGGCCTGCGGGCCATCACCGGCTGGGAGACGATCGAGGATGCGGGCCGGGTGATCGGCCTGTCCGCGGTGGAGGGCGGGGGCGCGATCTCGCTCGAACCCGGCGGCCAGTTCGAGCTCTCGGGCGCGCCGTTGCCGGACGTGCATGCCACCGCCCACGAGCTGAGCCAGCACCTCGACGCGGTGCGGCAGGCCGCCGATCCCCTCGGCATCGGCTTCCTCACCCTCGGCATGAGCCCGAAATGGACACGGGAGGAAACGCCCGTGATGCCGAAGAGCCGCTACCGCATCATGAAGGGCTACATGCCCAAGGTCGGGTCGCTCGGCCTCGACATGATGCTGCGCACCGCCACCGTGCAGGTGAACCTCGACTTTTCGTCCGAGGCCGACATGGTGACGAAGATGCGGGTCGGGCTGGCCCTGCAGCCGGTCGCGACGGCGCTGTTTGCCAACTCGCCCTTCACCGACGGCAAGCCGAACGGCTTCCTGTCGCGCCGCTCCGAGATCTGGCGCGACACCGACCGCGACCGTACCGGCATGCTGCCCTTCGCCTTCGACGAGGGCTTCGGCTACGAGGCCTATGCGGATTGGCTCCTCGACATGCCGATGTACTTCGTCAAGCGCGGCGAGACCTACCACGACGTGAGCGGCGCCTCGTTCCGTGATCTTCTGGAGGGGCGGCTCTCCGCCCTGCCGGGCGAGCGCGCCATGGTCTCCGACTGGGCCAACCACGCCTCGACCGCCTTCCCCGAGGTGCGCCTGAAGCGCTTCCTCGAGATGCGCGGCGCCGATGTCGGCGACGCCAACATGATCGCCGCCCAGGCCGCGTTCTGGGCCGGGCTCTACTACGATGCCGGCGCCCTCGACGGCGCCTGGCAGCTGGTGCGCGAGCTCTCGGCGGAGGAGCGCGAGACGATGCGCGCCGAGGTGCCGCGGCTCGGCCTCGACGCGCCGGCCGGCAAGCGGCCGTTGCGCGAGCTGGCCCGCGACGCGCTGGCGCTGGCGGAGGCCGGCCTGAAGGCGCGGGCCCGCCGCGACGCGCAGGGACGCGACGAGACGCTCCATCTCGCCCCGCTCCAGGCCATCGCCGCCTCGCAGAGCCGGGCCGAGGACCTGCTGGCGCTCTATCATGGGCCGTGGAACCGCTCGGTCGATCCGGCCTTCGCGGCTTGCGCGTTCTGA